The following proteins are co-located in the Palaemon carinicauda isolate YSFRI2023 chromosome 30, ASM3689809v2, whole genome shotgun sequence genome:
- the LOC137623737 gene encoding pro-resilin-like, with the protein MVSKVLFALLGLAALVAADSFERYSPPRYSSGSSESFESSEAQYNFNWAVNHAPSRNDFGHQEARDGDNTQGSYYVQLPDGRLQKVAFHVDGDDGYIADVTYSGEAQFPDSNSASFESREAPRYFYGSGSNESK; encoded by the exons ATGGTTTCCAAG GTTCTCTTCGCTCTTCTGGGATTAGCTGCCCTCGTAGCAGCTGACAGCTTTGAAAGATACTCTCCACCCAGG TATTCCTCCGGATCCTCCGAATCTTTCGAATCCAGTGAGGCTCAATACAACTTCAACTGGGCTGTCAACCATGCCCCCTCCCGCAACGACTTCGGACACCAGGAAGCGCGTGATGGAGacaacactcagggatcctactacgtccagctccccgacggtcgcctgcagaaggtaGCCTTCCACGTCGATGGTGACGATGGATACATCGCTGACGTCACCTACTCCGGTGAGGCTCAGTTCCCCGACTCCAACTCCGCCTCTTTCGAGTCTCGTGAAGCTCCCAGATACTTCTACGGTTCTGGTTCCAACGAATCCAAATAG